The Verrucomicrobiota bacterium genomic interval GAGGGTCCCAAGGGGCGCCGGATGGTCGCGCCGGGGTCCTTCAGCGTCGCGTTGGGGATATTACCTTATGCTAAGCGATTGGCCAGCGCCATTCGCAAGCGCCCGCTCCCCTTGCGGACCATTCAGGCCGCCACGCCCGCGCCAAGCGCTTCCCTAAGACCTTGCACGACGGTTTCCACTTGCGCGTGCGTTAATTCAGGAAACATCGGCAGCGAGAGGAACTCGGCGGCGCAACGTTCCGTAACCGGCAGCGCGCCGGGCCGGTATCCCAGACTTCGATAGGCTTCCTGCAAATGAACCGGTACCGGGTAGTGAACCCCGCTGCCGATGCCCTTCGCGGTCAGGAACCGAATGACTTCATCCCGGTCCGGAACACGAGTCGCGTAGACGTGGTAAACGTGCTGGACGTCAGCGGCCTGGAAGGGAGTGATAACCTCTTCAACCTCTGCCAACGCCGCGCCATAGTGCGCCGCGTGGGTCCGGCGGAGCTGATTTCCTCTTTCCAGGTGGCGCAGTTTGATGCGCAGGACTGCTGCCTGAATACCGTCCATGCGGCCGTTCCAGCCGATCATGGTATGGTGATACTTGCGCACCTGGCCGTGGTCTCTAAGAATCCGGATCTTCTCCTGGAGCTCAGGATTGTTCGTCACCACGGCACCGGCTTCGCCAAACGCGCCAAGGTTCTTGCCCGGGTAAAAGCTAAAACAAGCGGCATCGCCGAGCGTGCCGGCTCTGCGTCCTTTGTATTCGGCTCCGTGCGCCTGGCAGGCATCCTCGATGACAAACAAGCCGTGCTTGCGTGCAATTGCCACGATCGGGTCCATATCGGCCGTCTGACCAAAAAGGTGGACGGGAATGATGGCCTTGGTTCTCGGCGTAATCGCCTGTTCCAGGCCCGCCGGATCCATCGTGTAAGTGCGCTCATCAATATCCACGAACACGGGCTTGGCGCCGCAATAGGTGATGGCTTCGGCGGTGGCCATAAACGTGCTGGAGACCGTGATCACCTCGTCGCCGGCACCGATGCCTAACGCGAGCAGACTCAGCCAAAGTGCGTCGGTACCGCTGCCGACGCCGAGCGCATGGGACGAATCGCAGTAAGCCGCAAAATCTTCCTCAAATTCAGCGACGAACGGGCCACCGGCGAAGGCCCCTGCCTCGATGACCTGCCGGATCGCCGCTTCGATCTCATCCAGCAAGGGTGCATGTTGCGCTTTAAGGTCAAGAAACGGTACTTTAATCTGCATACTGCGTTAATGGTGTATTCTGGCTTTTTGATCTACGACGACAAGCTGCCGCCCTTGCCTGCTTCCCGGTTTTCCGGGAGGCAGTCCTCCTGCCCCGATGCTGGGCCCATTCTTTCATCATTCCGTTACACCTGCAGGGCGGTTGTACCGCCCTGGGCTGTATAAATCCCGATCCACGATTCCGTCAGCCGGAACCGGGCGAAGGACACAGAAATCAAAGGCCGGGGGAAGCAATCCCCCAGCCTTTGAATTCTAAACCCGCCGCCAGCTTACACCGCGAGTGGGTGCGCCACCTGGGGCAGAACGCTAGAGCGCTCGACTTCGGCCTCCATGGTGCGGCCGAGAAAATCCATCAACACTTTTACCCTTTGCTTTGCCGGCAGAACCTGCGTGACCACCGCCTGTAACCCCGTAAAGACGCCCCCGACGACCTCGACCTGATCACCTTGGCAAAGCTCATAATTAAGCTGGGTGACTTCTGCGCCGTCGACGTGGTTGCGCAACGGCGCCAGAATCTCGTCTTCGACCCTCGCGTAACGATCGCCGAACCGGACGATCGCGCTCACCCCGTGAGCGTACCGGACCTGGCGATGCATCTCGAAAAAGTTGAAGCGGGCGAACAGGTAGCCGGGAAACATCGCCTCGGTGACCCAAGCGAGACCCTGTCGGGTTTGACGCTGGAACCTGATTCGCGGACAGAACACTTCCACTCCTTCCAACCGCCGCAGGTGCGCCGCCGCGATATGCTCGTGCTTAGGCTGAGACCTGAGGCAGTACCAACCCACGTCTGCAGAACCGATGTTATTCCCGCATTGATCAGCTGGCGCGTGCATGGCGATCGCTCTACCGGATTTGAGGCTTTCAGTTTTCGTTGGCAACATTTGGCTTTGGGCGCGCGTTTCAGCTTGCATCAAACCGCGCCCCACGCAAATCCGTGCGGAAGGCTCAATCATCAGGATACGACGCGTTCGCCCGAATCTTTAGCGTTAAACGTCCTTAAAACGCGCGCCGGATTGCCGGCGACGGTGGTATTCGGCGGCACATCTTTGGTGACGACGCTTCCTGCGCCGACCATCGCGTTTTCTCCGATGGTGATGCCGCCGAGCAACGTCGTTCCCGAACCGATCGAGGCGCCCCGCTTCACCACGGTTTGCTGGCAAGCCCAGTCCGCTTCCGTCTGCAACTGCCCGCCGGCCGTGGTCGCCCGCGGGAGCCGATCGTTGATAAAGGTAACCCCGTGACCGATAAAGACTTCCGATTCGACCGTGACGCCCTCACAGATGAAGGTGTGGCTGGAAATCTTGCATCGACTGCCGATTTTCGCCCCTTTCTGTATTTCAACGAAGGTACCGATCCGGGTTTCGTCGCCGATCTCACAGCCGTACAGATTGACGAACGCGTGAATCCGTACGTTATGACCTAGTTTGACATCCGGCGCAATGCGCTGGTAATTCGGTAGCGGGTTACTGTTACTGCTCATACCCTGCTCATACGGCGCATACGGCCCGCGGTTCAGCATAAGCAGCCTCCCGGGCCGGCGTTCCATTCAGCGCCAAGGGCGCCTCGTGCGGCCGCGCGAAAGTCACCGGGGCGCCGTGACGCTTGAGTGACGTCGTCGCCGCCTCCAGGATGCGCACGAGCTCCAATCCGTTTTGACCATCGGTCAACGGCTTGGTCCCGCCGGCGATGGAATCCAGAAAGTGCTGGCACTGCGTTTTCAAGGGCTCCTCCTGCTTGAGGTGGGGAATAAAGCTGTCCCCGTAATGGTAGGAGTAATGGAAATCGGCAAAGGTGTCGTTGTGCGGCGGCCGTTCCACCCGCACGTCGTAGACGCGGATCTTTTCGAGCGTCTCAACGTCGTCGTAGACGATCATGCGCCGGCTGCCGACGATGGTCATCTCGCGAATCTTGCGCGGCACCAGCCAGCTGCTCTGGATGGTGGCGAAGCGCTGGTGGCGGAACTGCAGGGAGATGTTGGTCACGTCCTCGATGCCGGGGGTGACGTGGGCGTTGCCCTGGCAGTTGACCACCTGGGGGCCCTCGCCGAGGATGTGCAGGATGATCGAGAGATCATGGGGGGCCAGGTCCCAGGCGACGTTGATGTCTTTCTGAAACAGCCCGAGGTTGAGCCGGCGCGAGTTGATGTAGCGGATGTCTCCGATTTCGCCGGAGCGAACCAGTTCGACGATCTTACGGACGGGCGCGGAGTAAAGGAAGGTATGGCCGACCATCAACACGAGCCCGTTACGATCCGCGATTTCGATCAACTCCTCGCATTCGGCGGCCGAGGCCGCCATGGGTTTCTCGATGAGGGTGTGTTTGCCGGCCAGCAAGGCGGCTTTGGCCAGCGCGAAATGGTGTTTCACCGGCGTGGCGATGACGACCGCATCGAGCCCGATCCCATTGAGCAGGTGCTCGAAACTGGTGATGCCCTCGACTTCCGGGTACAAGCTCTTCAAGTGTTTGAGACGCGCTTCGCTGACGTCGCACATCGCTTTCAAATCACAATCGGGCAGCGACCTGAAATTACGAACGAGGTTCGGCCCCCAGTACCCGCACCCAACTACCCCTACACTAATCGGTTTCTTCATTTTTCTCTGCAGATCGTTCAAATGTTTTTTATTCTTATGCTTACGTCTAACTCGCAGTACAACTACCTACGCCGCTCTCCGGCACCCACCCGGGTGCGGGTCTCGAGAAACTGTGTAATCACTGCGGGCAAAGTTTTTATGATGATGGCCAGATCCAGCCAAAGTGACATGTTCTTGGTATAAAAAATGTCCAGATTGATCATCTCGGTGAACGTGGTGCGGTTCTTACCATTGACCTGCCAATACCCGGTTAGGCCTGGCGGCACATTCACCCGTTCCTGTTGCCAAGGCTGATAACGTGCGAACTCATGGACGGTGCAAGGCCGCGGGCCGACGAGGCTCATTTCGCCGCGGAGCACATTGAGAAGCTGGGGCAGTTCGTCCAAGCCCAGCGCCCGCAGAACGCGGCCGCCACGGATGATGCGGGGATCGCCCGCAGCGTCCAGTTTGGCCATCGGACGGTCACTCGCCATCAGGTGGTCCAGGTGCCGCTCGTGGCTCAGGGTCTCAACGTTAACCTTCATCGTCCTGAACTTAAGGATCATGAAGTGCCGGCGCCGGTAGCCGACGCGTTCCTGCTGGAAGAAGATCGGGCCTGGGGAAACGATCATGATCCACAGCGCAATGGCAAGCATGAGCGGCAGGCAGACGGGCAGGCTTAGCAGAATGCAAACGCAGTCAAGCACCCGCTTCCAGACAGGGATGGCTGGTACGTCGGCTGCAGGCTCTCGGACCCCGATGGGTTCGCCATACTCAAACGCCCAGGTGGTAACGGGTTTACGCAAGATGGTCGTGCCGGCGCCAAATCCGCTAATCACTTCCTCCGAACCGGCCGGCACGACCGGATCATGGCCGACGCTGCGTTCGGACGGGAACACCGGGACATTGTCACACGCACTTACCCTGTCGCTGAGGTGAGCAACCGACCCGACGCAACCCCGCGAACTTATGGAATCGCGCGAGACGCCCTGTTTGGACGAGAACAGCTTAATCATTACCTTACCGAGAAGCATTTTCACGTGCTGCTTTTTACCCAAATACTACCGTTTCAAATTTACTTCGCGGCGCACCGAGCTGCGGCCACGCCGGAATCATTCCTGGCATTCTCTCTTCCGGCTTGCCTTCGCAGCATCCTTAACTAACGGGCAGGCTGCCGCCCTTGGCCACTTTCCGCATTTTCCGGAAAGCAGTTCCTTCTGCTCGTCTAACTGACATCTGCTCCAGAGCCATCCACGCTGCTCCGGAGCAGCACACAGGGCCTGTTTTGCGTGCCCCGCGCTCCATGCGAGTCCAGCGCCACCGCCCCATTCCGTTATTCGGGGCGGACCGAAAGACTCAGGACCCAAGGGCCCGTGCCCGGCCCTTGGGTCCTAAATCCGTAAAAGCCGTTATGCCGCGAGCGGGTGAACTACTTGAGAACCCGCGCGTGAGGGGTTGAGTTTGGCTTTGATTTTCCGGTCGAGGAAGTTCATCCGGACCTTAACGCCTGATCCGGCGGCCAGAACCTGCGTGCCGAAGGCGTCCGCGTCGACGACTGCGCCCTGCACCCGCGAACAAGAGAACGTCACCCCATCCAGTTTGCGAACGTTTGCGGCGGTAATGCGCTCGTGATTGGAATGCGCGCGCAGGCAAGACCATAGCGGTTTTGCGGGGTCTTGCTCGGCGGACGGCAAGGTAGGGCTGGCGTTCATGTCTTTTCCTCAGGCGAATACAACGGTCAACTGAGGGTTAGCGCCTGACAACAGGCGGACATAGAACTGACTGGTGCGGACTCGTTTCAAGGTTGTAACACATTTTCGTCGGTTAGAGTCTGGATACATCGGCAAACCATTTCGGCTTGGCGGACTATGTACCAACCAAATCGGCATTGGTTAAGCACTATCCAATACCGGGAGGCGAAGGGCCATAATTTCTTAGAATAACTAGAATATGCTATAAAGCGTAACAAATTTGGCGGAGCCGGACTCCGGCCGGGAATTCGGGCTCGCCCAGGCGCCGATCTTCAGCCGCTTTCGAGAGGCGCCGCGCCGGGGCGCCGGGCGGCCAGGACGATTCGGGCGGCCCCGAAAGCCCGGATGCCCGGAAGCGGTCCCGACCGATGCCCGCCGGGGGAGCGATGCCTGGGGGATCAACGGTTTTGCGGGCTGCTCGCGGCCGCCTCCGGGCGAGGCTCGCACCCGGCGTTTACGTCCTGACCGGCGGCGGGAGGTCTGCGGGACCGGCACCGCTGCTCCGGCCTGAAACGCCGGGCGGTGCTCCAGGGCGGGTGAAATCCGCGCAAACCCTTTAGGCCGTTCTCGTTGCATCCGCGCAGGATTTTCTTGTCGGTCCCCTCAAACTGATACAGAATCCGCGCACCAATTGAACTGCTGATGCCATCACCCTGGAGTCATCCACCCCTGAACCGCCCGACGCAACCGCCTTCTGAACCGGTCATGCAAGGCTGGTTCCGCCGCAGGCGACTCAGGCCCGCGCTGGTCATGGCCGGCGTCTTCGCCCTCGTCGCCATGACCGGGAATGGAAGCGTTCACGCTCAGGAGACGGTGGCCTACTCGCTCAGCCAGCTGCCCAGACCACCAGAGGTTCGGCTGGGTGCCGAGCGCACCTTTATCACCTTGGGACCGTTCCGGGGCCAGATGAGCGCCGGGTTCGGGGTCGTGTACGATGATAACGCCAATCTCACGAGCAGCGGCGCACAAAGTGAAATCCGGGTCAGTGAGTCGTTAGGCCTCGACCTGCGCTGGATTCTCACCTACATCAACCAGATACGTTTTCAGCTGGGTGCTACGTTAACCGAGGTTGCCGGGCCATCCGGCACGCAGGCGCTTCAGTTCGCGATCCAACCGGGATCGAATGCCGAGTTAAGGCTCTTCGCGGGCGACTTTCTGATTCGGCTTTATGATTACCTGGCGGTGATCGATAATCCTGCGCAAGATCCTGCTCTGGCAAACCAGTCGGCCATCAATGAGTTAACCAACGACGCCGGCCTGGCGGTGGACTGGGACCTTAGCCCGTTTATCCTGACCGGGCGTTTCGATTACTCTTACAGCACGAACCTGTCGTCGACCTCAAGCACGAGCACGAGCACGAGCACGTCGGGGTTCAGTTCGACGACCGGT includes:
- a CDS encoding DegT/DnrJ/EryC1/StrS family aminotransferase, translating into MQIKVPFLDLKAQHAPLLDEIEAAIRQVIEAGAFAGGPFVAEFEEDFAAYCDSSHALGVGSGTDALWLSLLALGIGAGDEVITVSSTFMATAEAITYCGAKPVFVDIDERTYTMDPAGLEQAITPRTKAIIPVHLFGQTADMDPIVAIARKHGLFVIEDACQAHGAEYKGRRAGTLGDAACFSFYPGKNLGAFGEAGAVVTNNPELQEKIRILRDHGQVRKYHHTMIGWNGRMDGIQAAVLRIKLRHLERGNQLRRTHAAHYGAALAEVEEVITPFQAADVQHVYHVYATRVPDRDEVIRFLTAKGIGSGVHYPVPVHLQEAYRSLGYRPGALPVTERCAAEFLSLPMFPELTHAQVETVVQGLREALGAGVAA
- a CDS encoding transcriptional activator RfaH, with product MHAPADQCGNNIGSADVGWYCLRSQPKHEHIAAAHLRRLEGVEVFCPRIRFQRQTRQGLAWVTEAMFPGYLFARFNFFEMHRQVRYAHGVSAIVRFGDRYARVEDEILAPLRNHVDGAEVTQLNYELCQGDQVEVVGGVFTGLQAVVTQVLPAKQRVKVLMDFLGRTMEAEVERSSVLPQVAHPLAV
- a CDS encoding N-acetyltransferase — its product is MLNRGPYAPYEQGMSSNSNPLPNYQRIAPDVKLGHNVRIHAFVNLYGCEIGDETRIGTFVEIQKGAKIGSRCKISSHTFICEGVTVESEVFIGHGVTFINDRLPRATTAGGQLQTEADWACQQTVVKRGASIGSGTTLLGGITIGENAMVGAGSVVTKDVPPNTTVAGNPARVLRTFNAKDSGERVVS
- a CDS encoding Gfo/Idh/MocA family oxidoreductase; translation: MKKPISVGVVGCGYWGPNLVRNFRSLPDCDLKAMCDVSEARLKHLKSLYPEVEGITSFEHLLNGIGLDAVVIATPVKHHFALAKAALLAGKHTLIEKPMAASAAECEELIEIADRNGLVLMVGHTFLYSAPVRKIVELVRSGEIGDIRYINSRRLNLGLFQKDINVAWDLAPHDLSIILHILGEGPQVVNCQGNAHVTPGIEDVTNISLQFRHQRFATIQSSWLVPRKIREMTIVGSRRMIVYDDVETLEKIRVYDVRVERPPHNDTFADFHYSYHYGDSFIPHLKQEEPLKTQCQHFLDSIAGGTKPLTDGQNGLELVRILEAATTSLKRHGAPVTFARPHEAPLALNGTPAREAAYAEPRAVCAV
- a CDS encoding sugar transferase, which gives rise to MIKLFSSKQGVSRDSISSRGCVGSVAHLSDRVSACDNVPVFPSERSVGHDPVVPAGSEEVISGFGAGTTILRKPVTTWAFEYGEPIGVREPAADVPAIPVWKRVLDCVCILLSLPVCLPLMLAIALWIMIVSPGPIFFQQERVGYRRRHFMILKFRTMKVNVETLSHERHLDHLMASDRPMAKLDAAGDPRIIRGGRVLRALGLDELPQLLNVLRGEMSLVGPRPCTVHEFARYQPWQQERVNVPPGLTGYWQVNGKNRTTFTEMINLDIFYTKNMSLWLDLAIIIKTLPAVITQFLETRTRVGAGERRR